The Octopus sinensis linkage group LG18, ASM634580v1, whole genome shotgun sequence genome segment ccaggctccaatctgatctggcagagtttctacagcttgatgcccttcctaaggccaaccactccgagagtgtagtgggtgcttttacatgccaccagcacaagggccggTCTGGCGGtaatggcaacagccacgctcaaatggtgctttttatatgccacctgcacaggagttttgctatagaagagatacatggctgCCTCATATCAGGGTGTGAGTAGCTGGGAAGAAGATAATAAAGTTAGAAGTGATGGAGTACAAGAGAAATCTCAagggaaaagagtatatatgtatatatgtatgcatgcatccacctatccatccatctgttcgtcaatccgtccgtccgtccgtccgtcctccattccatccatccatctatctatctttctctgaaGAACAAAGCAATTCAAAGAGTCTTAACAGTTctatgttgttcttgttcttgtagtCGACATTAGGAAAACTTTGTAAATGTTTGGCTATCTCAGAACTGTTATTGCTGTTTACCAGAAAAATCTTTCCAGTTTTCAGTTTTCGGTTTTTCATAATTTCCACGGCATATTTCGTTTCAGATAAAATATCCTTGGAATAAAAGATTCCAATATGGCAGCTGTCTTCCATTACTTTATTAACATTTACCATTTTTCCTATTCCTAGAGTGAAATCAGAGTCTCCGTAGCTAGTTTGCAATCCAAAATATGTCACCAAACTCTCTGCTAGATGTTTAGCATCACCATTATCACTTTTGGATGTTAAAATgtagacatcatattgaaagaaaggAATCTTTGATGAGCCAACACTACCTGCTTTGTGTTCAGATTCTTGGGAATGGCCAAAGCaaagtttgtaatattttttgaaaattatcgTAGCTACCTTCTGTCTCTTTCCATAGAACTCTTTAGCATATTGAAGATAAATTGTTTTCCTCAGGTCGACATCAATTTCACTTTGTTGACAACCAGAAAACTCTAAATGGAGAAAAGCTTGTTGAAATTCCTCCTGTCGGCATAACAATCGTAATTTTTGTGAAAGTTCATTTCCACCGCATTCTTTGAGAAGTTTTGGGAAAATTCCTCCCTCATCAGGCAATTCTTTTATAGACTGAATTAATTTCATTAGATTACTTTTGTATTCGGTGTCAGCAAATTTATAAATTCCTTCCATTATCTTTTTGATTTCCcaaatttttttctgtcttttattgaGCACCAGAATCTCAGATAAATGATTGATGGCACAGACAAACATATCCGTACCAACATCTATTAAATCTTGTTtctcttcttcactttcttttttgtcagccagaaaaaaacaaaattttccatATTGAATGAAGTATTTGATTGTGTCCCAAATGTTCAAAACTGAAAAGTCAATATCTTCAAAACATTTCATCGCATTTTCATATTCGCGCACACTTCTGTATAACAAGGCTAGGTCATACATGACATGTAAATTCTGAGGATCCAGACTGTAAGCTCTTTTAAAATGGTATTCAGCCTTATccacattttcatttctttcaatatcaGGTATTCTCTCAGGACATTTTAATATTCGTTTTTCTACTTTTAATTCTTTTAGTTCTTGTGTTTCACAATTGGAGAAGGGTAATTCTTTAACGCACAAATCTTTGTATTCAGgaatttgatttttataaataataccaagaTGATGATGTGAAAGTGAGGTCTCATTTCTTTTAACGGCTTCCTCTAGCAATTTCTGTGCATCTTCATACTTACCTATCGATAAATAGAAAGTAGCACTTTTTTCCATTACAAATCGGTCTTGAGGAAACATACTACAAGCTCTCTGGAAATATTCAATTGTTCTCCAATTACGAGAACGGAAAAAAGCAGTATTTTCAAGAGATCCTAGCAAAGCCAAAGTTTTAGCCATTAGATGATCATTAACATAACAAGGATAATTAGAAGTAAttctttgaagaatttcagtAGCTTCCTTTGAagatttttctatcttttctttatcATATAATATCCTCATCCTACGATAAATTAGCAGAGCCAGGCGAAAAAGCCAAAAGTAATTGTTTGGGCAAACCTGAAGAGCTTCTTTGAAAAGTTCAATGGCACGTTGATAATGGTGAAAAGATATTCTAGAAATGCAACAGGCAATTTCAGCTTTACCTCTCGCTTCCAATGAAGGGAAATTGGGGCTGCTTTTTAAAGTGTTCAGTTTGTCCAGCACTCTATCGACTTCAGGGAAATTTTCATAATGCACGAACATTAACGCTTGGTTTGTTAATGCCAACAAGTTATCCGGATCTTTTCCCAGTATTTCAATGGAGATTTCCTTGGCCAATATTTGCTCATGTAGAGTCCAAAGGAGGAAGACTTTAGCATGTTGGTTGCAAATTTCTTCTTGTAAATCAAGCAAAATCTCATTTCTTAAGGCATTTTCAACTTTTTGCAACTTGGCCTTAAGTGCATTCACTTTAAGGTTAAAACATTCTTCCAGCATGTTTGGAAATTCTTCAACTTTTATcctgtaaaattttattttttcatcagagtcctgggtaaagaaaagaagaaaaaaagttaaaCCTGCATAACATCCCACTGtattaatattgtcattataCAAGTGAGATATACTGCTAGAGGGGCATGAGAGGTGGAGAGGGGAAGATAGATGGGGGGGAGGGAGTAaaggtggggagagaaagagagagagagagagagagagagagagaaagcaagtaaAAGCAACTGAAAGAAAAGATGTTCACATTCTGGTAGAGAAATGGTCTCCACCTGGAATAGACTTtgcctctcttttctttttgtaatgtaACCTGCTGCTTCTTTTCCCTGCAATGAAGATAACGACAAAATGTTTCCCTTCACTTCTtctaattgtcatcatcatcatcatcatcgtttaacgtccgtgttccatgctagcatgggttggacgattttgactgagggctggcgaaccagatggctgcaccaggctccaatcttgatctggcagagtttctacagctggatgcccttcctaacgccaaccactctgagagtgtagtgcgtgctttttatgtgccaccggcacaggtgccagtaaggcggcacaggtgccagtaaggcggcacaggtgccagtaaggcgacactggtaacgatcacgctcgaatggtgccctttacgtgccaccagcatggaagccagttggctgctctggcaacgatcacactcggatggtgctctttgcaccccgctagcacggatggtgctctttgcaccccactagcacggatggtgctctttgcaccccactagcacggatgccagtcatcgaatttgatttcatgCAGAAATATTACTTATACCTgtattccaccaaggttgactttgccttttatcctgttGCGGTTgattaaaaagtaccagttgaacattggggtcaatgcaatcgacttctCCCTTGTACCaatgtttgaaaccaatattgtttaCACCTGTCAAATCCTCAAATGTCTACAAAAATTTTCTCGTCTGTTCTTTGACATCTCTAAAATAAGGTGTAAAACAGCAATTTACACAATTTAATAAAACAGAAAGGATGAGACAACCATGTGACAAGCAACAGGTATGTGGATTCGGTTTCCAATCTTGAGTAACCACAGGAGGAAATGGTCACTCACAATATTCCCCACCTAAAGAGTTTCTGAAGAAAAGGAGGATCTAGGGAAagtgagtaaaagagaaaatgcaaGTGGAGAAAACTAAGAAATATACAGTGAACGTGTGCGAGATTGGAGTGCATGTGGAATGGTAGAAAGTATAGGTTTCAGAACATCGAGTAAGGAAAACAATTGCATGAATGTGAATTAGgcataaaaggaaaaacaacGCAGAAAATTGTGGAAAGTATGAAGCATTTTGTTTTCAGATGAATGTGATGCGAAACTGAGAAAAATTGTGCATATCAAGAGAGAGAATCGTGTAAATGTATACGGGAACAGGTATCTATTCAGGTGAGTTCGAATAGTGATGTATTGCTTTGTGTATGAATTGTGCAGTATTTGCATTCCTGGATCAGCGTGCATGCGAGTGTGCATACACGAGCAATAGAGAGTGCAGCTGCAAAAGTGGCTAAGTGCATTCTCAATCAATGACGTGAGGTAGAATTTTCTAGGTAGGTGTGCATGCTATGTGAAATAGCAGATTGTTATTTCTATCATTGCACACAGGTGTAAATCATAATTACCTTTGTTTATTTCTTACACCATGTTACCCTCTCTTTAAATAAATCTGTGTTATGTTAACCCGCCCCCCCCACCGCCGCCCTCCAAAATGCCTTCTTCTGATCATCTCATTTCCACACATTTACAAGATCCAGTAAAAGTGATATCAAATCAGTGGATGACGTCAGGTAGCCAGAACAGTGAAAGTGCTTGAATTGTTATAATAGTAGCCATATACACAAAGTTCAAATGAttacttgtgagtgtgtgtgtgtgtgtgtgtgtgtctgtatatatatcatcatcattatcatcatcatcattcagtgttttaaatctgggttttgtccccattaacgggggtggctggatctacctcaatgccatagcaactgacgTTGGCAgatgcagcccaccccaacctttgggctgccTGGTGCCCATTCCtttttgctatcatgaggctcgTTAGGTGGTGtattttctacagggagcatgcTTAGTCCCAACCTTAGTTTCTAGGCATCAGCGGTCCCAAGACCAAGGGCTCCACCATGATTTGTTAGAAATGAGGTGGAAAGCTAGCTTAGGAAGACAGGTATGCTACACCCTGGAACCCCTTTTGGAGCCCCttccctacatacatatatatatatatagttgaaatttaaagaaaaacaagacgaaaacaggtgtataaacaacaagcaggtgtattagtttgacactcaggaagatgagaaagtcttttacgtttcgaacctacgctcttcaacagaaaggaacacgaggaaataaacagagagaataaaaaaaccttgtggagttagcggtcaatcatggcgattaagccaactaattagagagagagttagtttagatgagatgcagtttgggttcgtgccagggaaaagtaccactgatgctatattcctggtaaggcagctgcaggagaaatacctagccaaagataagcccctgtacctggcttttgttgacatggagaaagccttcgacagggtccctcgatccctcacatggtggtcaatgaggaaactaggaatagatgaatggttagtgagagctgtgcaagccatgtacagggacgctgctagtaaggtgagggttggcaatgagtacagtgaagaattccgggtagaggtaggggtccaccaaggctcagtcctcagccccctcctatttatcatagtcctccaggcaataacggaggaattcaagacaggatgcccctgggagctcctctatgctgatgaccttgctctaattgctgagtcattatcagaactggagaagaagtttcaggtgtggaagcatggtttagaatcgaagggccttagattcaacctagctaaaaccaaagtcgtaataagtaggaaggtagacaaatcacaaacgccttcaggtagatggccctgctcgatctgtagaaaaggtgtaggtagaaactctataagatgcaccaagtgtaagctatggacacataagaggtgcagcaatgtcataggaaggctaactaggaagatggtttttgtatgtggcagatgctcgggagcattaacctctgaaaatctgcagaaaacaacttccgtcactttccagggggaaaaactagaagtagttgatagcttccgttatcttggtgaccaagtcagtagtgggggtgggtgtgctgaaagtgtaacggctagagtaagaatagcctgggcaaagtttagggagctcttacctctgttggtgactaaaggcctctcgctcagagtaaaaggcagactgtatgatgcatgtgtacgaacagccatgctacatggcagtgaaacatgggccgtgactgctgaggacatgcgtaagctcgcgagaaatgaagctagtatgctccgttggatgtgtaatgtcagtgttcatagtcgacagagtgtaagtaccttgagagaaaagttggacctaagaggcatcagatgttgtgtgcaagagagacgattgcgctggtatggtcatgtggcgagaatggatgaagataggtgtgtgaaaaagtgccacaccctggcagttgaggggacctgtggaagaggtagacccaggaaaacctgggtcgaggtggtgaagcacgaccttcgaactctaggtctcaccaaggaaatgaccagagaccgagacctatggaagtatgctgtgcgtgagaagacccggcaagaccagtgagaacaatcaaaatcaaatcatatatcagaaagcaggggttaagtgacccatccattcgtgtccgctgtcagcctcgtctggcacccgtgccggtgatacgtaaaagcaccgtccgttcgtggccgtttgccagctctgtctggcctcgtgtcggtggcacgtaaaagcaccatccgttcgtgtccgttgccagcctcggctggcccccgtgccggtgacacgtaaaagcaccgtccgtttgtggccgcttgccagctctgtctggcaaccgtgtcggtggcacataaaagcaccatccgttcgtattcgttgtcagcctcggctggcccccgtgccggtgacacgtaaaagcaccatccgttcgtggccgttcgccagctctgtctggcacctgtgcaggtggcacgtaaaaaacacccactacactcgcggagtggttggcgttaggaagggcatccagccgtagaaacactgccagatctgactgggcctgacgaagccttccagcttcacagaccccagttgacccgtccaacccatgctagcatggaaagcggacgctaaatgatgatgatgatgatgatgatatatatatatatatataaaatttacatgcaggtggcacataaaaagcacccactacactcacggagtggttggcgttaggacgggcatccagctgtagaaacactgccagatcagactg includes the following:
- the LOC115221518 gene encoding uncharacterized protein LOC115221518, producing METDFLRQMVNLTLDSDEKIKFYRIKVEEFPNMLEECFNLKVNALKAKLQKVENALRNEILLDLQEEICNQHAKVFLLWTLHEQILAKEISIEILGKDPDNLLALTNQALMFVHYENFPEVDRVLDKLNTLKSSPNFPSLEARGKAEIACCISRISFHHYQRAIELFKEALQVCPNNYFWLFRLALLIYRRMRILYDKEKIEKSSKEATEILQRITSNYPCYVNDHLMAKTLALLGSLENTAFFRSRNWRTIEYFQRACSMFPQDRFVMEKSATFYLSIGKYEDAQKLLEEAVKRNETSLSHHHLGIIYKNQIPEYKDLCVKELPFSNCETQELKELKVEKRILKCPERIPDIERNENVDKAEYHFKRAYSLDPQNLHVMYDLALLYRSVREYENAMKCFEDIDFSVLNIWDTIKYFIQYGKFCFFLADKKESEEEKQDLIDVGTDMFVCAINHLSEILVLNKRQKKIWEIKKIMEGIYKFADTEYKSNLMKLIQSIKELPDEGGIFPKLLKECGGNELSQKLRLLCRQEEFQQAFLHLEFSGCQQSEIDVDLRKTIYLQYAKEFYGKRQKVATIIFKKYYKLCFGHSQESEHKAGSVGSSKIPFFQYDVYILTSKSDNGDAKHLAESLVTYFGLQTSYGDSDFTLGIGKMVNVNKVMEDSCHIGIFYSKDILSETKYAVEIMKNRKLKTGKIFLVNSNNSSEIAKHLQSFPNVDYKNKNNIELLRLFELLCSSEKDR